A window of Pseudobacteriovorax antillogorgiicola contains these coding sequences:
- a CDS encoding FtsX-like permease family protein: MIYKFLLKMACLNLMRSPKRSVITVMSICVGVLGSLVFYGYMQYTYWGLSENFARSGNGHVQIARSSWFGSSTPEKERSEIRDLSEIETHILEDPALAKLIEGSSLKRTFSGVIGTGEGSTVFVADAVDPEGQISLSSWSPVNLGENIIEEEPYGVVIGRRMAERLELAIGDSASLLVSTDDGRMNAIDVSILGLLESRSRDIEAVRLIIPFSTAIASLQSKQADYLALSLYDTETTDLAIIKLQRIMEQYPGFQAKPWHEVADFYLGVKNLNDRLFLIFLVILSLVSLLAMSNTIHMSIMERNDEIGILRSIGIFRRFISFLFIHETVILALVGCTVGAGLALTIAGGIDLIGGIPMPPPPGANKGYNLKLFIDWKGVAIVMSITLFSAALASVFPVRTASRRKIIDLLLKTAVILCAIVPAIGISSESQDLDGKELLQKINSQFPYPKDIPFLAEVEFQHLIDGKEKSKVVYRSASQGYNKIAVAVSGAKRQRMAVLRTTKGVWIQKEGSRLQLRISPTQRIVGEASIGDILDVRFNGVDYQVKSLSRKNGVSFLELKGVGREASYGSIVLEFDEQSSQLKEIQYFALSGKMIKKGLPIYLDKDRILDGITVVDAINPKRQTKVSFLGVRPVKEWPLSFYAKAKLSRSTKKIIKEQVR; this comes from the coding sequence ATGATCTACAAATTTTTATTAAAGATGGCCTGTCTTAATTTGATGCGTTCACCTAAACGTAGCGTAATAACTGTTATGTCCATCTGTGTTGGCGTCTTGGGATCATTAGTTTTCTATGGCTATATGCAATATACATACTGGGGGCTTAGTGAGAACTTTGCTAGATCTGGAAACGGGCACGTGCAGATTGCAAGATCCAGCTGGTTTGGCTCTAGCACGCCTGAAAAAGAACGTAGTGAGATACGTGATTTGTCAGAAATTGAAACACATATTCTTGAAGATCCAGCTCTCGCGAAACTCATAGAAGGATCCTCCCTAAAGCGCACATTCAGCGGTGTGATCGGTACCGGAGAAGGCAGCACTGTTTTCGTTGCCGATGCTGTTGATCCAGAGGGACAAATTTCCTTAAGCAGTTGGTCGCCAGTAAACTTGGGAGAGAATATCATCGAGGAGGAGCCTTATGGAGTAGTCATAGGTAGGCGCATGGCGGAACGTCTAGAATTGGCTATCGGAGATTCGGCTTCTCTATTGGTATCTACCGATGACGGTCGAATGAATGCGATCGACGTGTCGATTCTGGGTTTGCTAGAGTCTCGTTCCAGAGATATTGAGGCCGTTCGTTTGATTATACCGTTCTCGACAGCTATAGCTTCACTACAATCAAAGCAGGCCGATTATTTGGCTCTATCACTTTACGATACTGAAACCACAGATCTGGCTATAATTAAACTTCAGAGGATTATGGAACAGTACCCTGGCTTTCAGGCTAAACCATGGCACGAAGTGGCAGATTTCTATTTGGGTGTTAAAAACCTTAATGATCGGCTGTTTTTGATTTTCCTAGTTATTCTGTCTCTTGTCTCTCTGTTGGCCATGTCTAACACGATTCATATGTCAATTATGGAGCGAAATGATGAAATCGGAATCCTCCGTTCAATTGGCATTTTTAGGCGATTTATCAGTTTTCTGTTTATACACGAGACAGTAATTCTCGCTCTCGTGGGGTGCACTGTGGGGGCTGGTCTCGCTCTAACAATTGCTGGGGGAATCGACCTTATTGGTGGTATTCCAATGCCACCACCACCAGGTGCAAATAAAGGTTACAATTTAAAATTATTTATTGATTGGAAGGGAGTTGCAATCGTGATGTCTATAACCTTATTTAGTGCTGCATTGGCTAGTGTATTTCCAGTTCGAACTGCGAGTCGTCGCAAAATCATCGATCTACTTCTGAAAACAGCTGTTATTTTGTGCGCAATCGTCCCTGCAATCGGGATTTCTTCTGAATCTCAGGATCTCGACGGAAAAGAACTATTGCAGAAGATCAATAGCCAATTCCCATACCCTAAAGATATACCATTTCTTGCTGAAGTTGAATTTCAGCATCTCATCGATGGGAAGGAAAAATCCAAAGTCGTCTATCGCTCGGCGTCGCAAGGCTATAATAAAATAGCTGTGGCAGTTTCCGGGGCGAAGAGACAAAGGATGGCTGTATTACGCACTACGAAGGGGGTTTGGATTCAGAAGGAGGGAAGTCGCCTACAGCTTCGAATTTCTCCAACACAACGCATTGTAGGAGAAGCCTCCATAGGTGATATCTTAGATGTGCGTTTTAATGGTGTTGATTACCAAGTAAAGAGTCTATCTCGAAAGAATGGAGTCTCTTTTCTGGAGCTAAAGGGTGTTGGTAGAGAGGCTAGCTACGGTTCAATAGTACTGGAGTTTGACGAGCAAAGCTCTCAGCTAAAAGAGATCCAGTACTTTGCTCTTTCAGGAAAAATGATCAAAAAAGGCCTACCTATTTACCTAGACAAGGATCGAATTTTGGATGGAATCACCGTGGTAGATGCCATCAACCCAAAGAGGCAGACTAAGGTAAGTTTTTTAGGTGTTAGACCCGTCAAGGAATGGCCATTGAGCTTCTATGCGAAGGCCAAGTTATCCCGATCCACCAAGAAGATTATCAAGGAGCAAGTTAGATGA
- a CDS encoding sigma-54-dependent transcriptional regulator, protein MRKKSILIVEDAIDQIERYRDLVSEIYQVYLATNIREAEEILNLESINILLTDIHLKQSQSQNTYEGFNIIEFAKKHHPEVLVLVMSADPKIETYNQAFSLGARCFLKKPIINSAEIQIAIESAEQNRLIDRFKESNRITFPKNLNLKCEDGLVLPDKVRTAVRGVARVRDIPVVIYGETGTGKEEVAKLIHKRRVEVEGNIPFVAVNCANLKDTAALSLLFGHKKGSFTGASETTVGYIGEADGGILFLDEVHRLDEECQARLLRVLNDGTYQRFGDTKELYSRFQVVVASSRDLDVLVEEGKFLMDLRSRITGVDIELRPLRDRISDLNLLVPLYFAKNRIEVKGTEVIKIIEKCSEFYWQGNIRQLFNVLRSLEMQCLMNGSEIQASLLPLFRSMLDPSKSDLRGGHSDVDILRTLNEDVDYKESMNLFEKHYLRSLLSRHRTVTDAVKAVNISRSSLDLKIKKYSLVNKNLES, encoded by the coding sequence GTGAGAAAGAAGTCCATACTAATAGTTGAAGATGCTATTGATCAGATTGAAAGGTATAGGGACTTAGTTTCTGAGATCTATCAAGTCTATCTGGCAACTAATATCAGAGAGGCAGAAGAGATACTGAATCTGGAATCAATTAATATACTACTGACGGATATACACCTTAAGCAATCTCAGAGCCAAAATACTTACGAAGGCTTTAATATAATTGAATTTGCTAAAAAGCATCATCCCGAGGTCTTGGTACTAGTTATGAGTGCCGACCCTAAAATTGAAACCTACAATCAAGCATTTTCCTTAGGGGCACGATGCTTTCTGAAGAAGCCAATCATTAATTCTGCGGAAATTCAAATTGCTATCGAGTCAGCAGAACAGAATAGGCTTATTGATAGATTCAAAGAATCAAATCGAATAACTTTTCCGAAAAACCTCAATCTGAAATGCGAAGATGGTTTAGTGCTTCCTGATAAAGTGAGAACAGCGGTTCGAGGAGTTGCTCGAGTAAGGGATATTCCTGTAGTGATCTATGGTGAAACGGGAACGGGAAAGGAAGAAGTAGCTAAACTGATCCATAAGCGGCGTGTTGAGGTTGAGGGTAATATTCCGTTCGTAGCAGTTAATTGCGCGAATTTGAAAGATACTGCCGCACTCTCATTACTATTTGGACATAAAAAAGGTTCATTTACTGGTGCTTCTGAAACAACCGTCGGCTATATTGGTGAGGCAGATGGTGGAATACTTTTCCTTGATGAGGTGCACAGGCTGGATGAAGAGTGTCAAGCTAGACTTTTGCGGGTCTTGAATGACGGAACCTATCAACGGTTTGGCGATACGAAAGAACTGTACTCAAGGTTTCAAGTGGTAGTTGCTTCGTCCCGTGATCTCGACGTACTTGTTGAAGAAGGCAAATTCCTAATGGACCTGCGCTCAAGGATTACGGGCGTTGATATAGAGCTTCGCCCGTTAAGAGATAGGATTTCAGACCTAAATCTGCTTGTTCCACTATATTTTGCCAAAAATAGGATAGAAGTAAAAGGTACTGAAGTAATAAAAATCATTGAAAAGTGTTCCGAATTCTACTGGCAAGGGAATATTAGGCAGCTTTTTAATGTACTGCGATCTCTAGAAATGCAGTGTTTGATGAATGGTTCTGAAATTCAAGCTAGCTTACTTCCTTTATTTCGCTCAATGCTAGATCCTTCGAAGAGTGATTTAAGAGGGGGTCATTCAGATGTGGATATTCTTCGCACTCTTAACGAAGATGTCGATTATAAGGAAAGTATGAATCTCTTTGAGAAACACTACCTAAGATCTCTTCTATCTCGCCATAGAACCGTAACAGATGCTGTCAAAGCAGTGAACATAAGTCGTAGCAGTCTTGATCTAAAGATAAAGAAATACAGCTTGGTCAATAAAAATTTGGAGTCGTAA
- a CDS encoding sensor histidine kinase has protein sequence MKCYKSPLGRCILVYLKDYIRKSLIRPLVAVVAIGMLLVSFVDLWYLDYSYRQGVRNKVKSFINLERQSFQTFDYIRVNRSLRSIFSDEEYRYLEVYDVHRLKIGSLKRDGYSYEKTFSPCDSDKDSCFNYRFHEHSLHLNFVVFMRVDQALIEVRGVVSPVAKMTPLLVRSATIFLVVFLGILFSISFLETGMLRRIGIVSDLSRKINRLKDLNDIADLIQGKTTGITEIDSFLEKISVLSVDIKKLSGRILASKKKVAIAQATQMLAHDFKGPLTVFQKVAYGSERDFSEEKENLVKALNRILSMADSIKRADLDSQVRPSSHDLLLDGILSSVQSYAEGHSVEFVANTPDLVDIHIDLVKVERAISNLLFNAIEAAESKVVLSWSLKNQALVIKVRDDGPGVPAPIESSLFTEGTTFGKESGTGLGLAFVNHVARGHGGAVEYYREGNLSVFQMTLEDVRIKPARKLDRIRAKNDSAVGGNCESISHILLSLEDLSTQEKVVESLSQRFGITISTSIDAMPYCQIIYTDDPAFLLSECPEGVRIIINSAEKAESILTRVLQGEDREKEVHTNS, from the coding sequence TTGAAGTGCTATAAAAGCCCACTAGGACGGTGTATATTAGTGTATCTCAAAGACTATATCCGTAAAAGTCTGATCAGGCCTTTAGTAGCGGTTGTTGCTATAGGAATGCTCCTAGTCTCATTTGTCGATCTTTGGTACCTTGATTATAGCTACCGACAAGGTGTGAGAAATAAAGTAAAAAGTTTTATAAATCTAGAACGACAATCTTTTCAAACCTTCGACTATATTAGAGTAAATAGAAGCCTTAGAAGCATATTCTCAGATGAAGAATATCGCTACCTAGAAGTTTATGATGTCCACAGATTGAAAATTGGATCTTTGAAAAGGGACGGTTACTCCTACGAAAAGACTTTTAGTCCTTGTGATTCAGACAAGGATAGTTGCTTTAACTATCGGTTTCATGAGCATAGCTTACATTTGAACTTTGTTGTCTTTATGCGTGTTGACCAAGCATTGATAGAAGTCCGTGGAGTCGTTAGTCCAGTTGCGAAAATGACACCACTTCTAGTACGCTCGGCTACTATTTTCTTAGTAGTATTCTTGGGAATCCTTTTCAGCATAAGTTTTCTTGAAACGGGGATGCTTCGGCGTATCGGGATTGTTTCAGATCTTAGTAGGAAAATAAACAGACTAAAGGATCTAAATGATATCGCAGATCTGATCCAGGGAAAAACAACTGGAATTACAGAAATTGACAGCTTTCTGGAGAAAATAAGCGTTTTGAGTGTTGATATCAAGAAGCTTTCAGGACGGATTCTCGCTTCAAAAAAGAAGGTCGCTATTGCTCAAGCTACGCAAATGCTTGCCCATGACTTCAAAGGACCATTAACTGTCTTTCAAAAAGTAGCCTATGGCTCGGAAAGAGACTTTTCTGAAGAGAAAGAAAATCTAGTAAAGGCCCTTAATCGAATTTTATCCATGGCGGACTCTATAAAGAGGGCTGATTTAGATTCACAAGTGAGGCCATCGAGCCATGATCTTTTACTGGATGGTATTCTATCCAGTGTTCAAAGCTATGCTGAAGGTCATTCTGTAGAATTTGTAGCGAACACACCGGATTTAGTAGATATTCATATTGACTTAGTCAAGGTTGAAAGGGCTATTTCAAACTTACTCTTCAATGCTATTGAAGCTGCAGAATCAAAAGTGGTGCTATCTTGGTCCTTAAAAAATCAGGCTCTCGTGATTAAGGTCAGGGACGATGGGCCTGGCGTTCCCGCGCCAATCGAGTCAAGTCTCTTTACTGAAGGTACGACATTTGGCAAGGAAAGTGGAACTGGTCTAGGACTTGCATTCGTAAATCATGTTGCTCGGGGGCATGGAGGAGCAGTTGAATACTACAGAGAAGGAAATCTATCAGTGTTTCAGATGACTTTGGAAGATGTGAGAATAAAACCGGCCCGTAAGCTTGACCGAATCAGGGCCAAGAATGATTCCGCAGTTGGTGGAAATTGTGAATCTATTTCCCATATCTTGTTATCTTTGGAAGATCTGTCAACCCAAGAGAAAGTTGTTGAGTCGCTCTCACAGCGTTTTGGTATCACGATTTCTACGTCTATAGACGCAATGCCATATTGCCAAATAATCTATACTGACGACCCGGCCTTCCTGCTAAGCGAATGCCCGGAAGGGGTGCGAATAATCATAAACAGTGCTGAAAAAGCTGAGTCAATATTGACAAGAGTTCTGCAGGGAGAGGACCGTGAGAAAGAAGTCCATACTAATAGTTGA
- a CDS encoding TfuA-like protein: MSKTHIYSGTSIQIASSSDDIVVHPPIARGCLRESRFKCNDRILIIDGFFHQKEAVDLTEIRRLIGIGVSIAGASSMGALRAVEAQSLGMKGFGHIYRWIRRQIIVDDEIVAQLVDPRNFQPITFALVDVIYALRTLKYRKLIDFRQYSELVSVVSERHYTERDLDMLRTAMRKVGADQEMLGDNLKAGTRKKSDAMIAIKKLGIDSMVEVL; encoded by the coding sequence ATGTCAAAGACGCATATCTACTCCGGCACTAGTATCCAGATCGCGTCTAGCTCGGACGATATAGTTGTGCATCCCCCCATTGCCAGAGGGTGTCTCCGAGAATCTAGATTTAAATGTAACGATCGGATACTGATCATTGATGGTTTTTTCCACCAGAAGGAGGCTGTTGACCTTACCGAGATTAGGCGTTTGATCGGCATAGGTGTGTCGATAGCAGGGGCATCGTCTATGGGTGCTCTGAGAGCGGTCGAGGCCCAATCGCTTGGAATGAAGGGCTTTGGACACATATATCGATGGATTAGGCGGCAAATAATAGTTGACGATGAGATTGTGGCACAGTTGGTTGATCCAAGGAACTTTCAACCGATCACCTTTGCTTTAGTCGATGTCATATATGCGCTGAGAACGTTGAAATATCGAAAGCTAATAGACTTTAGACAATATAGTGAACTAGTTAGCGTGGTGAGTGAAAGACATTATACAGAAAGAGACCTAGATATGCTAAGGACAGCGATGCGAAAAGTAGGCGCTGATCAAGAAATGCTAGGCGATAATCTTAAAGCAGGAACCAGAAAAAAATCGGATGCAATGATTGCCATTAAGAAGCTTGGAATAGATTCGATGGTTGAAGTGCTATAA